One window of Acidimicrobiales bacterium genomic DNA carries:
- a CDS encoding Mur ligase family protein, producing MSTGTGWSYAEALAWLEAHVNLEAVVAGRPEPSLDRMRRLCALMGDPQAAFPVVHLTGTNGKGSTARMITALLAGRGLTVGTYTSPDLEGVNERIALTQGHIDAPAAGSGRAGPVPAPSMEPIADDDLAAVLEAVAALEGLLDSQLTRFEILTAAAFRWFADVAVDAAVVEVGLGGLYDATNVADGQVAVVTNVSLDHTDVLGPELAGIAAEKAGIVKPGSVLVLGETSDALAAVFRRAGAGRTVEIDRHFGVRADRAAVGGRLVSLRTSTGEYDDVYLPVHGAHQATNAALAVAAAEAFFGGPLPDDVVSEAFGGLRLPGRMEVMGRHPLVLLDGAHNVAGAKAAAATVAEEFAGDGGLIAVVGMLQGRDAAEMLVALGLETARLIVACPAPSPRSQPAAAIAAAARSLGVAAVEAASVPGAVEAALAEAGEDDRVLITGSLYVVGAARTVLRSRDGDVRSAPADL from the coding sequence GTGAGCACCGGCACGGGGTGGAGCTACGCCGAGGCGCTGGCCTGGTTGGAGGCCCACGTCAACCTCGAGGCCGTCGTGGCCGGCCGCCCGGAGCCGAGCCTTGACCGGATGCGGCGCCTGTGCGCCCTCATGGGCGACCCGCAGGCCGCCTTCCCCGTGGTCCACCTCACCGGCACGAACGGCAAGGGTTCCACCGCCCGTATGATCACCGCGCTGCTGGCCGGGCGAGGCCTGACCGTGGGCACCTACACCAGTCCCGACCTCGAAGGGGTGAACGAGCGCATCGCGCTCACCCAGGGACACATCGACGCTCCGGCGGCGGGTTCCGGTCGGGCGGGGCCGGTGCCGGCTCCGTCGATGGAGCCGATCGCCGACGACGACCTGGCTGCCGTGCTGGAGGCCGTCGCCGCTCTGGAGGGCTTGCTCGACAGCCAGCTGACCCGCTTCGAGATCCTCACCGCAGCCGCGTTCCGCTGGTTCGCCGACGTGGCCGTCGACGCAGCCGTCGTCGAGGTCGGGCTCGGCGGCCTCTACGACGCCACCAACGTGGCGGACGGCCAGGTTGCGGTCGTCACGAACGTGAGCCTCGACCACACCGACGTGCTCGGGCCCGAACTGGCGGGCATCGCAGCCGAGAAGGCCGGCATCGTGAAGCCGGGCAGCGTGCTCGTCCTCGGGGAGACGAGCGACGCCCTCGCTGCGGTGTTCCGCCGGGCCGGCGCCGGGCGGACGGTGGAGATCGACCGCCACTTCGGCGTGCGCGCCGATCGGGCCGCCGTGGGCGGGCGGCTGGTCAGCCTGCGCACGTCGACGGGGGAGTACGACGACGTCTACCTGCCCGTCCACGGCGCCCACCAGGCCACCAATGCCGCCCTCGCCGTGGCCGCCGCCGAGGCGTTCTTCGGCGGACCCCTTCCCGACGACGTGGTGTCGGAGGCCTTCGGTGGGCTGCGGCTGCCGGGGCGCATGGAGGTGATGGGGCGCCATCCCCTGGTTCTCCTCGACGGCGCCCACAACGTGGCCGGCGCCAAGGCGGCGGCCGCCACGGTGGCCGAGGAGTTCGCCGGCGACGGCGGCCTCATCGCCGTCGTGGGCATGCTCCAGGGCAGGGACGCGGCCGAGATGCTCGTGGCGCTGGGCCTCGAGACCGCCCGCCTCATCGTCGCCTGCCCTGCGCCGTCTCCCCGGTCGCAGCCGGCCGCCGCGATCGCCGCCGCGGCGCGGTCGTTGGGTGTGGCGGCCGTCGAGGCGGCGTCGGTGCCCGGCGCAGTCGAGGCCGCCCTGGCCGAGGCCGGGGAGGACGACCGGGTGCTGATCACCGGGTCGTTGTACGTCGTGGGCGCAGCCCGTACCGTGCTGCGATCTCGGGACGGCGATGTGAGGTCGGCGCCGGCGGACCTGTAG
- the ndk gene encoding nucleoside-diphosphate kinase translates to MDRTFVIVKPDAVERGLAGEIVGRLERKGLTLVAAELRLIDADLAARHYAEHAERPFFGELVEFITRSPALLVVVEGPQDTWKVVRTLMGVTDPKEAAPGTIRGDFGTLVGENLVHGSDGPESAEREIHLFFPDL, encoded by the coding sequence ATGGATCGCACCTTCGTCATCGTCAAGCCCGACGCCGTCGAGCGCGGCCTGGCCGGGGAGATCGTCGGCCGGCTCGAGCGCAAGGGCCTCACACTGGTCGCCGCCGAACTGCGCCTCATCGACGCCGATCTGGCCGCCCGGCACTACGCCGAGCACGCCGAGCGCCCCTTCTTCGGCGAGCTGGTGGAGTTCATCACCCGGTCGCCCGCCCTGCTGGTGGTCGTCGAGGGTCCGCAGGACACCTGGAAGGTGGTGCGCACGCTCATGGGCGTCACCGACCCCAAAGAGGCCGCTCCCGGGACGATCCGGGGCGACTTCGGCACCCTCGTCGGGGAGAACCTGGTCCACGGGTCCGACGGGCCCGAGTCAGCGGAGCGGGAGATCCACCTCTTCTTCCCGGACCTGTAG
- the mreC gene encoding rod shape-determining protein MreC produces the protein MAVYRRTSRPRFTLLLLVLTAITLLTLDERSNGLGLVDGARDGAQDLFAPVKDAADAVFSPVTNFFDGALHYGDLTAENDRLREQLAERESAVLQAADAAREREALLDLAGLDFVGDIPTVEARVVLTPASGFDLTLSIDRGRDAGVVRGMPVVSGGGLVGQVIDVSRTRATVRLLTDASSSVGVRLAASGDVGVAAGRGAGSTLRVDLVDPATKVDKGETVVTSGLQNSVYPPGIPVGKVVAANTATGALQQDVTIEPIVDLPRVTFVKVLQWSPAK, from the coding sequence GTGGCTGTCTACCGGCGCACCTCCCGCCCCCGCTTCACCCTGCTCCTACTCGTCCTGACCGCGATCACCCTGCTCACGTTGGACGAGCGGAGCAACGGCCTCGGGCTGGTGGACGGCGCCCGCGACGGTGCCCAGGACCTCTTCGCGCCGGTGAAGGACGCGGCGGACGCCGTGTTCTCACCAGTGACGAACTTCTTCGACGGGGCGCTCCACTACGGGGACTTGACGGCCGAGAACGATCGCCTGCGCGAACAGCTCGCCGAACGCGAGTCGGCGGTGCTCCAGGCAGCCGACGCGGCGAGGGAGCGTGAGGCGCTGCTCGACCTGGCCGGCCTCGACTTCGTGGGTGACATCCCCACGGTGGAGGCCCGGGTGGTGCTCACGCCGGCGTCGGGGTTCGACCTGACCCTGAGCATCGACCGGGGCCGTGACGCCGGTGTGGTGCGGGGCATGCCCGTGGTGTCGGGCGGCGGCCTGGTGGGCCAGGTCATCGACGTCTCCCGCACGCGGGCCACCGTGCGGCTCCTCACCGACGCGTCGTCGAGCGTGGGTGTCCGTCTCGCCGCATCGGGAGACGTGGGCGTGGCCGCCGGCCGCGGCGCCGGGTCGACGTTGCGGGTCGACCTGGTCGACCCGGCCACCAAGGTCGACAAGGGCGAGACGGTCGTCACCAGCGGTCTGCAGAACAGCGTCTACCCGCCGGGAATCCCCGTGGGAAAGGTGGTGGCCGCCAACACGGCGACCGGTGCGCTGCAGCAGGATGTGACCATCGAGCCGATCGTCGACCTGCCCCGCGTCACCTTCGTGAAGGTGCTGCAATGGAGCCCGGCCAAATGA
- a CDS encoding rod shape-determining protein: protein MSENFFSSFLGRDMAVDLGTANTLVYVRGRGIVLNEPSVVAVNVKDGRPLSVGVEAKRMIGRTPSHIRAIRPLKDGVIADFEICEKMLRYFIQKIHQRRFAKPRMVICVPSGITGVEQRAVQEAAEYAGARKPAYIIEEPMAAAIGAGLPVHEPTGNMVVDIGGGTTEVAVISLGGIVTSQSIRIGGDKLDHSIIQFIKKEYSLALGERTAEEIKIALGSACTLEEEMHAEIRGRDLITGLPKTIVTSTQEIRDAIEEPLSAIVDSVKVTLDKTPPELAADIMEQGIVLTGGGALLHGLDARLSAETGMPIVIARNPLHSVAIGAGQCLEEFDALKQVLISSSGHQ from the coding sequence GTGTCGGAAAACTTTTTCTCCTCCTTCCTCGGCCGCGACATGGCCGTGGACCTGGGGACAGCGAACACCCTCGTCTATGTGCGAGGCCGCGGCATCGTGCTCAACGAGCCCTCGGTGGTGGCCGTCAACGTGAAGGACGGCCGGCCGCTGTCGGTCGGCGTCGAGGCCAAGCGGATGATCGGTCGCACGCCCAGCCACATCCGCGCCATCCGGCCTCTGAAGGACGGCGTCATCGCCGATTTCGAGATCTGCGAGAAGATGCTCCGCTACTTCATCCAGAAGATCCACCAGCGCCGCTTCGCCAAGCCGCGCATGGTGATCTGCGTCCCGTCGGGCATCACCGGCGTGGAGCAGCGGGCCGTACAGGAGGCAGCCGAGTACGCCGGCGCCCGCAAGCCCGCTTACATCATCGAGGAGCCCATGGCGGCCGCCATCGGCGCCGGCCTTCCCGTGCACGAGCCCACCGGGAACATGGTGGTCGACATCGGCGGTGGCACCACCGAGGTCGCCGTCATCTCTCTCGGCGGCATCGTCACCAGCCAGTCCATCCGCATCGGTGGCGACAAGCTGGACCACTCGATCATCCAGTTCATCAAGAAGGAGTACAGCCTCGCCCTCGGCGAGCGCACGGCCGAAGAGATCAAGATCGCCCTCGGCTCGGCATGCACCCTCGAAGAGGAGATGCACGCCGAGATCCGCGGCCGCGACCTGATCACCGGCTTGCCCAAGACGATCGTGACCAGTACCCAGGAGATCCGCGACGCCATCGAGGAGCCGCTGTCGGCCATCGTCGACTCGGTGAAGGTCACTCTCGACAAGACGCCGCCCGAGCTCGCCGCCGACATCATGGAACAGGGCATCGTCCTCACCGGAGGCGGCGCGCTGCTCCACGGGCTCGACGCCCGGTTGTCGGCGGAGACGGGGATGCCGATCGTCATCGCCCGCAACCCGCTGCACTCGGTGGCCATCGGGGCCGGCCAGTGCCTGGAGGAGTTCGACGCACTGAAGCAGGTGCTCATCTCCTCGAGCGGGCATCAGTAA
- a CDS encoding class I tRNA ligase family protein, with protein sequence MEGPPARSLVLTSPVPLPGGISTAHLAPLVAADVLLRRARTTGGALRWRASALFGGPAAQRAAEDELVHEGLDKAVIGREAFAARLDACRDRAQADLAAAASALALGLDAGNAVRAGEAAAEAARTAFVRLFDAGVVRRGDRVVGACPVCRSTVGPPGTVPAQLDADVLTVRVELADDGAGEAHLDAPCLAAELLPGTVAVAVPEGHPAAGRFADVPLAPSMVPVVEDSGVARPTFVMPAHDQPAFELARRQGLPSVPVLDPDGFVRSAGPLEGLARYAARSSARQLLEAERVVVTAAPGVEEVERCAACRSVLVPLLGTHWLLSAIDLETAAADAIRDGRLAVWPAAAREDLLAGAGTADEWCLSRQLWAGVPVPVGRCLDCGHVDVSVDPTPSCGSCMGDLVPETDVLDARFVRCLVPLSVTGWPEAGRGDAESTAGPVLFLMRGGAGGDDVLAMVGLGLRLDGAVPFDEVAVLPWTHSVDEVDPSAPVDVQALVAREGTPTVRLALLGGALDVRAARELVARLDQAGPARTDVVVEAAMDAAFAAAAPAAALDVLAAASEGAGALGTATVQELTGPFVGR encoded by the coding sequence GTGGAGGGCCCACCGGCCCGCTCGCTGGTCCTCACCAGCCCGGTTCCCCTCCCCGGCGGGATCTCCACCGCGCATCTGGCTCCGCTCGTGGCCGCCGACGTCCTCCTGCGGCGGGCCCGGACCACGGGCGGGGCGCTGCGCTGGCGGGCGTCTGCCCTCTTCGGGGGGCCGGCGGCCCAGCGAGCGGCCGAGGACGAGCTCGTCCACGAGGGTCTGGACAAGGCGGTGATCGGGCGAGAGGCGTTCGCGGCCCGCCTCGACGCGTGCAGGGACAGGGCGCAGGCCGACCTGGCCGCCGCAGCGTCGGCGCTGGCCCTCGGGCTCGACGCAGGGAATGCCGTCCGCGCCGGAGAGGCGGCGGCCGAGGCGGCCCGCACCGCCTTCGTCCGCCTCTTCGACGCCGGTGTGGTGCGCCGAGGCGATCGGGTGGTGGGCGCGTGCCCGGTGTGTCGTTCCACCGTCGGCCCGCCTGGCACAGTCCCGGCGCAGCTCGACGCAGACGTCCTGACCGTGCGCGTGGAGCTCGCCGACGACGGCGCCGGCGAGGCCCATCTGGACGCGCCCTGCCTCGCCGCCGAGCTCCTGCCGGGGACGGTGGCGGTGGCCGTGCCGGAGGGGCACCCGGCAGCCGGCCGGTTCGCCGACGTGCCGCTGGCTCCGTCGATGGTCCCCGTGGTGGAGGACTCCGGCGTCGCCCGCCCGACGTTCGTGATGCCGGCCCACGATCAGCCGGCGTTCGAACTGGCCAGGCGGCAGGGGCTTCCCTCCGTCCCCGTTCTCGACCCGGACGGATTCGTGCGCAGCGCCGGACCGCTGGAGGGTCTTGCCCGGTACGCGGCCCGCTCCTCCGCCCGCCAGCTTCTCGAGGCGGAACGGGTGGTGGTGACCGCCGCCCCAGGGGTGGAGGAGGTGGAGCGCTGCGCGGCCTGCCGCAGCGTCCTGGTCCCGCTGCTCGGGACGCACTGGCTCCTCTCGGCGATCGACCTGGAGACGGCGGCGGCCGACGCCATCCGCGACGGCCGGCTGGCGGTGTGGCCGGCCGCAGCCCGTGAGGACCTCCTGGCTGGCGCGGGGACGGCGGACGAATGGTGCCTGAGCCGCCAGCTCTGGGCCGGTGTCCCCGTGCCCGTCGGGCGCTGCCTGGACTGCGGCCACGTCGACGTCTCGGTCGATCCCACCCCGTCGTGCGGCAGCTGCATGGGAGACCTCGTCCCGGAGACCGACGTGCTCGACGCCCGGTTCGTCCGCTGCCTGGTGCCTCTGTCCGTCACCGGGTGGCCCGAGGCGGGGCGCGGCGACGCCGAGAGCACGGCCGGGCCGGTCCTGTTCCTCATGCGCGGCGGCGCGGGCGGTGACGACGTGCTCGCCATGGTCGGCCTCGGCCTCCGCCTCGACGGTGCCGTCCCGTTCGACGAGGTCGCCGTCCTGCCGTGGACCCACTCGGTGGACGAGGTCGACCCCTCGGCTCCCGTGGATGTCCAGGCGTTGGTGGCCCGGGAGGGCACCCCGACCGTGCGCCTCGCCCTCCTGGGCGGAGCCCTCGACGTGCGCGCCGCCCGCGAACTCGTCGCTCGCCTCGACCAGGCCGGTCCGGCGCGGACCGACGTGGTGGTCGAGGCAGCCATGGACGCCGCCTTCGCCGCCGCTGCACCCGCGGCCGCCCTCGACGTCCTCGCCGCCGCCTCCGAGGGCGCCGGCGCGCTCGGCACGGCGACGGTGCAGGAACTCACCGGCCCGTTCGTGGGCCGGTGA
- the mreD gene encoding rod shape-determining protein MreD — protein sequence MTSRLRLAIVLLLALTLHQSLFVTLRVDDAHPQVMLLVAVAGGLLAGAERGALIGFAAGLLADLFVQTPLGLSALTFALVGFVVGSLQTGIVHTAWWIAPVTALLASFSGILLYGVLGAIIGQSHFVSPRLVIVAAGVGAMNAALAVPIVRAMAWALDTRADRSYAG from the coding sequence ATGACGTCGCGGCTTCGCCTCGCCATCGTGCTCTTGCTGGCGCTCACCCTCCACCAGTCGCTGTTCGTGACGCTGCGCGTCGATGACGCCCACCCGCAGGTGATGTTGCTCGTGGCCGTGGCCGGTGGCCTGCTGGCGGGAGCCGAGCGGGGTGCGCTGATCGGATTCGCCGCCGGCCTCCTGGCCGATCTGTTCGTGCAGACGCCCCTCGGCCTGTCGGCCCTCACCTTCGCCCTCGTCGGCTTCGTCGTCGGGTCGCTCCAGACCGGGATCGTCCACACCGCGTGGTGGATCGCGCCGGTCACCGCCCTCCTGGCCAGCTTCAGCGGCATCCTCCTGTACGGCGTCCTCGGCGCGATCATCGGCCAGTCTCACTTCGTGTCGCCGCGGCTGGTGATCGTCGCCGCCGGCGTCGGCGCCATGAACGCCGCGCTCGCCGTGCCGATCGTGCGGGCCATGGCGTGGGCGCTCGACACAAGGGCCGACCGGTCCTACGCCGGGTGA